The Nocardioides panzhihuensis genome has a segment encoding these proteins:
- a CDS encoding DUF4383 domain-containing protein: MTRTIYQETRSGTRWTFTQWAVLVVCTVHILWAIAGFIAEPSFEVGHHAPTQKVLGMDYNGWHAVAGFALFAPGLFLCRRNSWSVLYLLAAAVAGTVPGIWALISPQVMWVMHMPDHVTDAVIHFATAAVLVLIAVVQIRRDGGWANTMSDLRRPPTL, translated from the coding sequence ATGACTAGAACGATCTATCAAGAGACGCGTTCGGGCACGCGCTGGACGTTCACCCAGTGGGCGGTCCTGGTGGTCTGCACGGTCCACATCCTGTGGGCGATCGCCGGATTCATCGCAGAGCCGAGCTTCGAGGTCGGCCACCACGCCCCGACGCAGAAGGTGCTGGGGATGGACTACAACGGCTGGCACGCGGTCGCCGGGTTCGCGCTGTTCGCGCCCGGTCTGTTCCTGTGCCGCCGCAACTCCTGGTCGGTGCTCTATCTCCTGGCCGCGGCCGTCGCCGGCACCGTTCCCGGGATCTGGGCGCTCATCTCACCGCAGGTCATGTGGGTCATGCACATGCCCGACCACGTCACCGACGCGGTGATCCACTTCGCGACCGCGGCTGTCCTGGTCCTCATCGCGGTCGTGCAGATCCGACGCGACGGCGGCTGGGCCAACACGATGTCCGATCTGCGGAGGCCTCCGACGTTGTGA
- a CDS encoding NAD-dependent succinate-semialdehyde dehydrogenase encodes MSTTPPYQVTDPATGEVIETFPFATDAEVEEAMERSKKAYAAWRSTPIEERSAIVKRAADLFTERAAELGKIIRTEMGKKASSGAGEAEFSGEITAYYADHGPELLAETDLPGHEGKAVIQRLPLGPVLGVMPWNYPYYQVARFAAPNLVAGNTVILKHAENCPRSSAAIAKIFEEAGLPDGVYQNIYATHEQIATMIADPRVRAVSLTGSERAGTAVAEAAGRNLKKVVLELGGSDPYIILDSDDIDEAAETAWATRMENVGQVCNGNKRMIVNEGVYDDFVASLTKRAAAMKPLEGEDGDDTVYSPLVARKAAEALRAQIEDAVSKGATLHAGGEISDGPDAFFAPAVLTGVTPQMRAYTEELFGPVAVVYKVSTDEEAVELANTVEYGLGGAVFSTDEARAIAVAQQLEVGMANVNTPAGEGADVPFGGTKRSGFGRELGPLGIDEFLNKRLFYVER; translated from the coding sequence ATGAGCACCACGCCTCCCTACCAGGTGACCGACCCCGCAACCGGCGAGGTGATCGAGACCTTCCCGTTCGCCACCGACGCCGAGGTGGAGGAGGCGATGGAGCGGTCCAAGAAGGCGTACGCAGCCTGGCGCTCGACCCCGATCGAGGAGCGTTCCGCGATCGTGAAGCGCGCCGCAGACCTCTTCACCGAGCGCGCCGCGGAGCTCGGGAAGATCATCCGCACCGAGATGGGCAAGAAGGCCTCCTCGGGCGCCGGCGAGGCCGAGTTCTCCGGTGAGATCACCGCCTACTACGCCGACCACGGCCCCGAGCTGCTCGCGGAGACCGACCTGCCCGGCCACGAGGGCAAGGCGGTCATCCAGCGTCTCCCGCTCGGCCCGGTGCTCGGGGTGATGCCGTGGAACTACCCCTACTACCAGGTCGCCCGCTTCGCCGCGCCCAACCTCGTCGCCGGCAACACCGTCATCCTCAAGCACGCCGAGAACTGTCCGCGCTCCTCGGCCGCGATCGCGAAGATCTTCGAGGAGGCCGGCCTTCCCGACGGCGTCTACCAGAACATCTACGCCACCCATGAGCAGATCGCCACGATGATCGCCGACCCGAGGGTCCGGGCGGTCTCCCTGACCGGCTCCGAGCGCGCCGGCACGGCGGTCGCCGAGGCCGCGGGCCGCAACCTGAAGAAGGTCGTCCTCGAGCTCGGCGGCTCCGACCCGTACATCATCCTCGACTCCGACGACATCGACGAGGCCGCCGAGACCGCCTGGGCGACCCGGATGGAGAACGTCGGCCAGGTGTGCAACGGCAACAAGCGGATGATCGTGAACGAAGGCGTCTACGACGACTTCGTCGCGTCCCTCACCAAGCGCGCCGCCGCGATGAAGCCGCTCGAGGGTGAGGACGGCGACGACACCGTCTACTCCCCGCTGGTGGCCCGCAAGGCGGCCGAGGCGCTGCGTGCCCAGATCGAGGACGCGGTCTCCAAGGGGGCAACGCTCCACGCCGGCGGCGAGATCTCCGACGGGCCCGACGCGTTCTTCGCCCCCGCCGTCCTCACCGGGGTCACCCCGCAGATGCGTGCCTACACCGAAGAGCTCTTCGGTCCGGTCGCGGTGGTCTACAAGGTGAGCACGGACGAGGAGGCGGTCGAGCTGGCCAACACGGTGGAGTACGGCCTCGGTGGTGCGGTCTTCTCCACCGACGAGGCCCGCGCGATCGCCGTCGCCCAGCAGCTCGAGGTCGGCATGGCCAACGTCAACACCCCGGCCGGTGAAGGTGCCGACGTCCCCTTCGGCGGCACCAAGCGCTCCGGCTTCGGCCGCGAGCTCGGCCCGCTCGGGATCGACGAGTTCCTCAACAAGCGTCTCTTCTACGTCGAGCGCTGA
- a CDS encoding response regulator transcription factor, producing MTNTVGTIRTGGTVALVRGEEELVRRTSHLFAVATDIACAAIDLRTWSAARTDAGIRAALCGRDGAEVRLRKVYRPNVLLDPTSAAHLREIRDTRGAQIRITPDEINETILIDRRVAILAGDRRLGERSFSIVTQPEVVQGVTSLFDAAWRSATSVDAYDARIAELRDIAPQVLDLLGRGVKDEAAARTLGLGVRTYRRRVAELMEALGASSRFQAGVRARELGLV from the coding sequence ATGACGAACACCGTGGGGACGATCCGGACGGGCGGGACCGTCGCCCTCGTTCGCGGCGAGGAGGAGCTGGTGCGGCGCACCTCGCATCTGTTCGCGGTCGCCACCGACATCGCCTGTGCGGCGATCGACCTGCGCACCTGGTCGGCCGCGCGGACCGATGCCGGCATCCGGGCCGCGCTGTGCGGTCGCGACGGCGCCGAGGTGCGGCTGCGGAAGGTCTATCGGCCCAACGTGCTGCTCGACCCGACCTCCGCCGCTCATCTGCGCGAGATCCGCGACACCCGTGGCGCCCAGATCCGGATCACTCCCGACGAGATCAACGAGACGATCCTGATCGACCGCCGGGTGGCGATCCTCGCCGGCGACCGGCGCCTGGGCGAGCGCAGCTTCAGCATCGTCACCCAGCCCGAGGTGGTCCAGGGCGTCACCTCCCTCTTCGATGCGGCGTGGCGTTCGGCGACCTCGGTGGACGCCTACGACGCCCGGATCGCCGAGCTGCGCGACATCGCTCCGCAGGTGCTCGACCTGCTCGGCCGAGGCGTGAAGGACGAGGCCGCGGCGCGCACCCTCGGGCTCGGCGTACGCACCTACCGGCGCCGGGTCGCCGAGCTCATGGAGGCGCTCGGCGCCTCGTCCCGGTTCCAGGCGGGCGTACGCGCCCGGGAGCTCGGGCTCGTCTGA
- a CDS encoding TetR/AcrR family transcriptional regulator, translating to MTNTRTRILDASTELFRRQGMSGTGLKQIAEVAKAPFGSIYHFFPGGKDDLAGETIRRAGGEYRDLVLAFFAGPDDLLTNVETAFAAAATVLVETDYADACPIATVALEVASTNEPLRQATAEVFADWIEAGGRHLEQRGVPPEAARGLIIGFITSLEGAFVLARSLRSTEPLEAAGHTVRAAVREALGTAA from the coding sequence ATGACCAACACGCGTACGCGGATCCTCGATGCCAGCACCGAGCTCTTCCGCAGACAGGGCATGTCCGGCACCGGCCTCAAGCAGATCGCCGAGGTGGCCAAGGCGCCGTTCGGATCGATCTACCACTTCTTCCCCGGTGGCAAGGACGACCTGGCGGGCGAGACGATCCGGCGCGCGGGCGGGGAGTACCGAGACCTGGTCCTGGCCTTCTTCGCCGGTCCCGACGACTTGCTCACCAATGTCGAGACCGCGTTCGCGGCCGCCGCCACGGTGCTGGTGGAGACCGACTATGCCGACGCCTGCCCGATCGCCACCGTCGCGCTCGAGGTCGCGAGCACCAACGAGCCGCTGCGCCAGGCGACCGCCGAGGTGTTCGCCGACTGGATCGAGGCCGGCGGGCGGCATCTCGAGCAGCGGGGAGTTCCGCCCGAGGCCGCCCGCGGCCTGATCATCGGCTTCATCACGAGCCTCGAGGGCGCCTTCGTCCTGGCTCGGTCGCTGCGGTCCACCGAGCCGCTGGAGGCGGCCGGCCACACCGTACGGGCCGCGGTGCGGGAGGCGTTGGGCACCGCGGCCTAG
- a CDS encoding acyl-CoA thioesterase domain-containing protein encodes MDLAFFRRTDDGFEPTPMARSMWAEDHMHGVAASGLIARGLEDQIEELGRASELVPSRYHVDLFRPPRMVPTRIRTRVVRNGPRIALLDAEMVQSSGDDEERVVARATCTYLLAGENPAGEVWSSTERAAPPPLEVAPPTSEPHVPFFVSENPWSDDFGKHQNSGRHVTWQVAVPTVAGEPMTPFQTVASIADATSMVTNWGSNGVEWINTDISLALARRPAGMEVGLATIDHVAHEGISVGTAEVFDREGTIGTATVTALANAKRTVDFTAPVEGGPATPV; translated from the coding sequence ATGGATCTCGCATTCTTCCGGCGCACCGATGACGGTTTCGAGCCTACGCCGATGGCTCGCAGCATGTGGGCCGAGGACCACATGCACGGAGTGGCCGCCAGCGGCCTGATCGCTCGCGGTCTCGAGGACCAGATCGAGGAGCTCGGACGTGCCTCGGAACTGGTGCCCTCGCGCTATCACGTGGACCTGTTCCGACCGCCGCGGATGGTGCCGACGCGGATCCGCACGCGGGTCGTACGCAACGGCCCCCGCATCGCGTTGCTCGACGCCGAGATGGTCCAGTCCTCTGGTGACGACGAGGAGCGGGTCGTTGCCCGGGCGACCTGCACCTACCTGCTCGCCGGCGAGAACCCCGCCGGTGAGGTCTGGTCGTCGACCGAGCGCGCCGCTCCCCCGCCGCTGGAGGTGGCACCGCCGACCTCCGAGCCGCACGTGCCCTTCTTCGTCTCCGAGAACCCCTGGTCAGACGACTTCGGCAAGCACCAGAACTCCGGGCGCCACGTCACCTGGCAGGTCGCCGTACCGACCGTCGCCGGCGAGCCGATGACCCCGTTCCAGACCGTGGCCTCCATCGCCGACGCCACCTCGATGGTCACCAACTGGGGCAGCAACGGCGTCGAGTGGATCAACACCGACATCTCGCTCGCCCTCGCCCGCCGCCCCGCCGGGATGGAGGTCGGCCTCGCCACCATCGACCATGTCGCCCACGAGGGCATCTCCGTCGGCACCGCCGAGGTCTTCGACCGCGAGGGCACCATCGGCACCGCCACCGTCACTGCCTTGGCCAACGCCAAGCGCACCGTCGACTTCACCGCTCCTGTCGAGGGCGGCCCCGCCACCCCGGTCTAG
- a CDS encoding aldo/keto reductase, producing MTTNHITAGTAGTAGTAGTWQLGEKQINRIGFGAMRLIGNLSTPIAPDREAAIAVLRRAVELGVNHIDTAAIYFTPTRSANELIATALQPYDDDLVIATKVGPTPRGRDGAWESETRPERLRDQVEENIRQLGLDHLDVVNLRWGVGRERGTGSIADHFGALLDLREAGLVEHVGLSNIGPEQLTEALVIGPVACVQNQYGLTTRREDDALLRLCGEHGVAFVPFNSIGAAVAGAVPGTVPDETGRHVVEAIAEAHSATPAQVRLAWTLHQGPHVLAIPGTADPAHLAENIAAGALRLTDEEVDRLDAVSAPTAR from the coding sequence ATGACGACGAACCACATCACCGCCGGCACCGCCGGCACCGCCGGCACCGCCGGCACCTGGCAGCTCGGCGAGAAGCAGATCAACCGGATCGGCTTCGGTGCGATGCGCCTGATCGGCAACCTGTCCACCCCGATCGCCCCCGACCGCGAGGCCGCGATCGCCGTGCTCCGCCGCGCTGTCGAGCTCGGCGTGAACCACATCGACACCGCGGCGATCTACTTCACCCCCACGCGGTCGGCCAACGAGCTGATCGCGACCGCCCTCCAGCCGTACGACGACGACCTGGTGATCGCGACCAAGGTCGGCCCCACCCCGCGCGGACGCGACGGCGCCTGGGAGTCAGAGACCCGTCCCGAGCGCCTGCGCGACCAGGTCGAGGAGAACATCCGCCAGCTCGGCCTCGACCACCTCGACGTGGTGAACCTGCGCTGGGGAGTCGGGCGCGAGCGCGGCACCGGGTCCATCGCCGACCACTTCGGCGCCCTGCTCGACCTGCGCGAGGCGGGCCTGGTCGAGCATGTCGGCCTCTCCAACATCGGCCCTGAGCAGCTCACGGAGGCGCTCGTGATCGGGCCGGTGGCCTGCGTACAGAACCAGTACGGTCTCACCACCCGCCGCGAGGACGACGCGCTGCTGCGGCTGTGCGGCGAGCACGGGGTCGCGTTCGTGCCCTTCAACTCCATCGGCGCCGCCGTCGCCGGAGCGGTCCCTGGAACCGTCCCCGACGAGACCGGACGCCACGTGGTCGAGGCCATCGCAGAGGCGCACTCCGCGACCCCCGCCCAGGTACGCCTCGCCTGGACCCTCCACCAGGGCCCGCACGTGCTCGCCATCCCCGGCACCGCCGACCCCGCGCACCTCGCGGAGAACATCGCCGCCGGCGCCCTCCGGCTCACCGACGAGGAGGTGGACCGCCTGGACGCCGTCTCCGCGCCGACGGCTCGCTGA
- a CDS encoding amidohydrolase family protein yields the protein MNAPAVTVAPDEPAQIRARLDALGLDGIFDVHTHFLPERMLEKVWSYFDAVGPMTGRAWPIAYRHTEEERLRVLRGLGVGHFSALTYPHKPQMAAWLNEWGAEFAADKPDCLQSATFYPEPGAGECVREAVEAGARIFKAHVQVGDYDPNSPLLDPVWEVLSQSRTPLVIHSGHGPAPGRFTGPAGMEALLERYPDLVLIIAHMGLPDYSRFLDLAEKYDGVHLDTTMAFTAFTEAMAPFPAEEMPRLKALGERVLFGSDFPNIPYPYLEAVDAVLGLGLGDEWARGVLYENAARLFRL from the coding sequence GTGAATGCTCCTGCGGTCACCGTCGCCCCCGACGAGCCTGCGCAGATCCGTGCGCGGCTCGATGCGCTGGGCCTGGACGGCATCTTCGACGTACACACCCATTTCCTGCCCGAGCGGATGCTCGAGAAGGTCTGGTCCTACTTCGACGCGGTCGGTCCGATGACCGGCCGGGCGTGGCCGATCGCCTACCGGCACACCGAGGAGGAGCGGCTCCGCGTGCTGAGGGGCCTCGGCGTAGGTCACTTCTCGGCGCTCACCTATCCGCACAAGCCCCAGATGGCGGCGTGGCTGAACGAGTGGGGTGCGGAGTTCGCTGCCGACAAGCCGGACTGCCTGCAGTCCGCGACGTTCTACCCGGAGCCGGGGGCGGGCGAGTGTGTGCGCGAGGCGGTGGAGGCAGGGGCGCGGATCTTCAAGGCGCACGTCCAGGTCGGTGACTACGACCCCAACTCGCCGCTGCTGGACCCGGTCTGGGAGGTGCTCTCGCAGTCGCGTACGCCGCTGGTGATCCACTCCGGCCACGGGCCCGCGCCGGGGCGTTTCACCGGGCCGGCCGGCATGGAGGCGCTGCTCGAGCGCTATCCGGATCTGGTGCTGATCATCGCCCACATGGGGCTGCCGGACTACTCACGATTCCTCGATCTGGCGGAGAAGTACGACGGGGTGCACCTGGACACGACCATGGCCTTCACCGCCTTCACCGAGGCGATGGCGCCCTTCCCGGCCGAGGAGATGCCACGCCTGAAGGCGCTGGGGGAGCGGGTGCTGTTCGGGAGCGACTTCCCGAACATCCCCTATCCGTATCTGGAGGCGGTCGACGCGGTTCTGGGTCTCGGGCTCGGGGACGAGTGGGCGCGCGGGGTGCTCTACGAGAATGCCGCGCGGCTCTTCCGGCTCTAG
- a CDS encoding RNase H family protein yields MRCFIVVKGRSDAERWDWVLAGPELRAAGSLGARGTEDAIIAALGAAYDSLQSLAPVQVVVALPSNSRFWILTDEIASAYPGVAVVPFVDEDADIRAEAVEALAVHRAGPLPPLVVATDGSAHRGYIGWGWLAGDGQHGFGRQMPNARIRDPQSLVVLAELQAIAEAVRALPRRTLTIRTDSRVALALIESWLRGEESMPKGYDTAHRAELAGLTRMHDDLCRESERVSFEWVRGHVGEALNEGADSLAKLARRFAEGTWGLTAEEIPARARAIAETFAVPVPSGSASAGHMASGSASAG; encoded by the coding sequence GTGCGTTGCTTCATCGTCGTCAAGGGGCGCAGCGACGCCGAGCGCTGGGACTGGGTTCTGGCCGGTCCGGAGCTGCGCGCGGCGGGATCGCTGGGTGCGCGCGGGACCGAGGACGCGATCATCGCGGCGCTCGGAGCCGCGTACGACTCGCTGCAGTCGCTCGCACCGGTTCAGGTCGTAGTCGCGCTTCCGTCCAACTCGCGGTTCTGGATTCTGACCGACGAGATCGCGTCCGCGTATCCAGGGGTCGCCGTGGTGCCGTTCGTCGACGAGGACGCGGACATCCGCGCCGAGGCGGTCGAGGCGCTGGCCGTCCATCGCGCCGGCCCGTTGCCACCACTGGTGGTGGCGACCGACGGCTCGGCGCACCGCGGGTACATCGGGTGGGGCTGGCTCGCCGGCGACGGACAGCACGGCTTCGGGCGGCAGATGCCCAACGCCCGGATCCGCGATCCGCAGTCGCTGGTGGTCCTGGCCGAGCTCCAGGCGATCGCCGAGGCGGTGCGAGCGCTGCCTCGGCGCACGCTGACCATCCGGACCGACTCGCGGGTCGCGCTCGCGCTGATCGAGAGCTGGCTCCGGGGCGAGGAGTCCATGCCGAAGGGCTACGACACTGCCCACCGGGCCGAGCTCGCCGGCCTGACCCGGATGCACGACGATCTGTGCCGCGAGTCCGAGCGAGTCTCGTTCGAATGGGTGCGCGGCCATGTCGGCGAGGCACTCAACGAAGGTGCGGACTCGCTCGCGAAGCTCGCCCGGCGTTTCGCCGAGGGGACCTGGGGGCTGACCGCCGAGGAGATCCCCGCGAGGGCGCGGGCGATCGCGGAAACGTTCGCCGTGCCCGTGCCTTCGGGCTCCGCATCTGCGGGGCACATGGCTTCGGGCTCCGCCTCAGCCGGGTAG
- a CDS encoding Eco57I restriction-modification methylase domain-containing protein produces MITAQALRDRARSAVAELGGGPLAVAVVMRRVVRSFAAARGLPLTDAALDSAGLLSAPSVDRPSLDHLVSDYLFPDGTAVDDLVLEEIGYVYEALLEDSSRRDNGAHYTQPELADEIVAHTLAPVASPDATVVDIAAGSGVFLLASARYLASSCQVPTVEIVTGCLYGADIDPVAVDIAKLSLWLLCEDPTLPLTFLDDRIFCGNSLVGLVDPAELPANVRDPKAYADAMIAVALPLGGRPGRRLEEAYAALSRGRRRPVPVVRPIHWALVAPEVMARGGFDAVVGNPPYLGVKRVRDAIGQELRDYLAHTLAGGTTRRADYVIYFLLRAAALSRGEIGLITTDSVSEGDTARFGLGALLDRGWQVARAERSAPWPTAGVRFAKIWLTIRPLDSAWLDGRPVSAITGTLEEGLSLPEPAQLDLEVPLPHGYQGTIVLGRSLVLRPSEAETFARGPLGHAVRPYLSGEDLVRPCGSTASRFVVDVGKLGLEELAEDRALARLVRSKVRAERRRHFVKYPQLKERWWGFLSPVDELYRDAAGLSHVIAFSKHSKHLWPVLVGADHVFSNGLVVYPTQDPAAYAFLASDLHRVWAMRAGGTMLNTAYRYNPSRLRATYPFPVDLAPLRPVGKALLAALDRVGTERRIGITGVLNLVGDHHTHDLATTDLRQAIADVNHAAARLQGIEESLATPDLTPTGFGLTPTRQRALMAALVDQNLTLAETSRTSPETSRTSPETSLPSPETSRTSVETSSTSPETSPR; encoded by the coding sequence GTGATCACGGCCCAGGCGTTGCGCGATCGAGCGCGGTCGGCGGTGGCCGAGCTGGGCGGCGGCCCCTTGGCGGTGGCGGTGGTGATGCGCCGGGTCGTTCGGAGCTTCGCGGCAGCGCGGGGACTTCCGCTCACCGATGCTGCTCTCGACTCGGCGGGGCTGCTGTCCGCGCCGAGCGTGGACCGTCCCTCCTTGGATCATCTGGTTTCGGACTATCTGTTCCCGGACGGGACAGCGGTGGACGATCTCGTTCTGGAGGAGATCGGCTACGTCTACGAGGCTCTGCTCGAGGACTCCTCGCGGCGCGACAACGGTGCCCACTACACCCAGCCCGAGCTCGCAGACGAGATCGTCGCGCACACCCTGGCACCGGTCGCCTCCCCGGACGCGACCGTGGTCGACATCGCCGCCGGGAGCGGCGTCTTCCTCCTCGCCTCCGCCCGCTATCTGGCCTCCTCGTGCCAGGTTCCCACGGTCGAGATCGTGACCGGCTGTCTCTACGGTGCCGACATCGACCCGGTCGCGGTCGACATCGCGAAGCTGTCGCTCTGGCTGCTCTGCGAGGACCCCACCCTCCCGCTGACCTTTCTCGACGACCGCATCTTCTGCGGCAACTCGCTGGTGGGGCTCGTCGACCCGGCCGAGCTGCCCGCGAACGTACGCGATCCGAAGGCGTACGCCGACGCCATGATCGCGGTCGCGCTGCCGTTGGGCGGCCGGCCGGGGCGACGGCTCGAAGAGGCGTACGCGGCGCTGAGCAGGGGCCGGCGCAGGCCCGTTCCCGTCGTCCGGCCGATCCACTGGGCGTTGGTCGCTCCTGAGGTGATGGCGCGTGGCGGCTTCGACGCGGTCGTCGGCAACCCGCCCTACCTCGGGGTGAAACGCGTGCGGGACGCGATCGGTCAAGAGCTGCGGGACTATCTCGCCCACACGCTCGCCGGGGGCACCACCAGGCGGGCCGACTACGTCATCTACTTCCTCCTCCGCGCCGCTGCTCTCAGCCGCGGCGAGATCGGGCTGATCACGACCGACTCGGTCAGCGAGGGCGACACGGCGCGGTTCGGCCTCGGCGCCCTCCTGGACCGCGGCTGGCAGGTCGCTCGGGCGGAGCGTTCGGCCCCGTGGCCGACGGCGGGCGTGCGGTTCGCGAAGATCTGGCTCACCATCCGGCCGCTCGACAGCGCCTGGCTCGACGGTCGCCCGGTCTCCGCGATCACCGGCACGCTCGAGGAAGGCCTCTCCCTCCCGGAGCCGGCGCAGCTGGATCTCGAGGTCCCGCTACCGCACGGCTATCAGGGCACGATCGTGCTCGGACGCTCGCTCGTGCTGAGGCCGTCCGAGGCGGAGACCTTCGCTCGCGGCCCGCTCGGGCACGCCGTGCGGCCCTATCTGAGCGGTGAGGACCTGGTGAGGCCGTGTGGCTCGACCGCCTCCCGCTTCGTCGTGGACGTCGGCAAGCTGGGGCTCGAGGAGCTCGCCGAGGACCGTGCGCTCGCGCGTCTCGTACGGTCGAAGGTACGCGCCGAGCGCCGTCGTCACTTCGTGAAGTATCCCCAGCTCAAGGAGCGCTGGTGGGGTTTCCTCAGCCCGGTCGACGAGCTCTATCGCGATGCCGCCGGGCTGTCGCACGTCATCGCGTTCAGCAAGCACAGCAAGCACCTGTGGCCTGTGCTGGTCGGCGCCGACCACGTGTTCTCCAACGGCCTGGTCGTCTACCCGACGCAGGATCCGGCGGCGTACGCGTTCTTGGCCTCCGACCTCCATCGTGTCTGGGCGATGCGCGCCGGCGGCACCATGCTCAACACCGCCTACCGCTACAACCCCTCGCGCCTGCGCGCCACCTACCCGTTCCCCGTCGATCTCGCGCCGCTCCGCCCGGTCGGCAAGGCGCTCCTGGCGGCCCTGGACCGCGTCGGCACCGAGCGCCGGATCGGCATCACCGGCGTACTCAACCTCGTCGGCGACCACCACACCCACGACCTCGCGACCACTGACCTGCGCCAGGCCATCGCCGACGTCAACCACGCGGCCGCCCGCCTGCAGGGCATCGAAGAGTCCCTCGCCACTCCCGATCTGACCCCCACCGGCTTCGGCCTCACCCCGACCCGTCAGCGAGCTCTGATGGCAGCCCTCGTCGACCAGAACCTCACCCTCGCCGAGACGTCACGTACGTCGCCCGAGACGTCACGTACGTCGCCCGAGACGTCACTCCCGTCGCCCGAGACGTCACGTACGTCGGTCGAGACGTCAAGTACGTCGCCCGAGACGTCACCGCGGTGA
- a CDS encoding MGDG synthase family glycosyltransferase: MPIDSERLGPLLHLRPGSAPRVAIISASYGAGHNSASREISRVLEEAGCDVEILDFVDLMPWRLGRGLKLGYKMQLQVSPDSWGTTMSMVMPGRPLHRPFAQLLRLSARPVIEATRGADLVVSTHPFCSQVIGELRTTGQLTTPAVTYLTDAAVPALWIHPGIDLNLAIHEVAAREARLLGGNASVVQALVPAGAEYVPGRAFPDPLADLQLNGPRALVTGGSLGAGALEQTARDILAHSDMTPVVLCATDPFLKRRLERIPGVVALGWRTDVRALMAASDCVVQNAGGFTSLEALASGTPVITYRSISGHGAANSANLDRAGLIPWARDELELAKHLVVAAESPRFNRLALGFPDIVQILTGSFEETAVA; encoded by the coding sequence ATGCCCATCGACTCGGAGCGGCTCGGGCCCCTCCTGCACCTCCGGCCCGGCTCGGCACCCCGCGTGGCGATCATCTCGGCGAGCTACGGCGCCGGCCACAACTCGGCCTCCCGGGAGATCTCACGAGTACTCGAAGAGGCCGGGTGCGACGTCGAGATCCTCGATTTCGTCGATCTGATGCCGTGGCGGCTCGGACGCGGGCTGAAGCTCGGCTACAAGATGCAGCTCCAGGTCAGCCCCGACTCCTGGGGAACCACGATGAGCATGGTCATGCCGGGACGCCCGCTCCACAGGCCCTTCGCGCAGCTTCTTCGCCTCTCCGCTCGCCCCGTCATCGAAGCCACGCGCGGCGCCGACCTGGTCGTCTCCACCCACCCGTTCTGCTCCCAGGTCATCGGTGAGCTGCGCACCACCGGTCAGCTGACGACGCCGGCCGTCACCTACCTCACCGACGCCGCGGTCCCGGCGCTGTGGATCCACCCGGGCATCGACCTCAACCTCGCCATCCACGAGGTCGCCGCCCGCGAGGCCCGACTGCTCGGCGGCAACGCGTCCGTGGTCCAGGCGCTGGTCCCGGCCGGGGCGGAGTACGTGCCGGGGCGCGCCTTCCCCGACCCCCTGGCGGACCTCCAGCTGAACGGCCCGCGGGCGCTGGTCACCGGCGGCTCGCTCGGCGCCGGCGCGCTCGAGCAGACCGCCCGCGACATCCTCGCGCACAGCGACATGACCCCGGTGGTGCTCTGCGCGACCGACCCCTTTCTCAAGCGCCGCCTGGAGCGGATCCCCGGTGTCGTGGCCCTCGGCTGGCGCACCGACGTACGCGCTCTGATGGCGGCCAGCGACTGCGTCGTCCAGAACGCCGGCGGCTTCACCTCGCTCGAGGCTCTGGCCTCGGGCACCCCGGTGATCACCTACCGCTCGATCTCCGGCCACGGCGCTGCCAACTCGGCGAACCTGGACCGTGCGGGGCTGATCCCGTGGGCCCGGGACGAGCTCGAGCTCGCCAAGCACCTGGTGGTCGCCGCGGAGTCGCCCCGGTTCAACCGGCTCGCACTCGGTTTCCCCGACATCGTCCAGATCCTCACCGGCAGCTTCGAGGAGACCGCCGTGGCCTGA